A single window of Deinococcus betulae DNA harbors:
- a CDS encoding YbjN domain-containing protein has protein sequence MKKKLLSAGLLLSLVSSTALAGSAGAPVASQVLASTPTALAAALREAGYKVTVEPVSADSDPTLTVTAGDYEVSLWLSNCKANVCGRATASVSWDYSDDEDSLDLELTNDWNSNYYTQAYIYEGAYYLDSTLFIGGGYTKAALKAWMTEYLDDVSDFEMELP, from the coding sequence ATGAAGAAAAAATTGCTGTCCGCAGGCCTGCTGCTGTCTCTCGTCTCCTCCACTGCTCTGGCGGGCAGCGCGGGCGCCCCTGTGGCCTCGCAGGTGCTGGCCAGCACCCCCACCGCCCTGGCCGCCGCCCTGCGCGAAGCGGGCTACAAGGTCACAGTGGAGCCGGTAAGCGCCGACAGCGACCCCACCCTGACGGTCACGGCCGGCGACTATGAAGTCAGCCTGTGGCTGAGCAACTGCAAGGCCAATGTCTGTGGCCGCGCCACCGCCAGCGTGTCCTGGGACTACAGTGACGACGAAGACAGCCTGGACCTGGAACTGACCAACGACTGGAACAGCAACTATTATACCCAGGCCTACATCTATGAAGGGGCGTACTACCTGGACTCGACCCTGTTCATCGGCGGCGGCTACACCAAGGCGGCCCTGAAAGCCTGGATGACCGAGTACCTGGACGATGTGAGCGACTTCGAAATGGAACTGCCCTGA
- a CDS encoding DUF1206 domain-containing protein: MADLKHTGEELASHVKSGVHRAQQGARVATQHAAPGLELLARVGYASKGVVYGAVGLLALGVALGRGGATTDSQGALIRLQDIPAGSALLWLLSVGLVGYALWQLIRAVLDPEHQGAGAKGLVKRAGYGLSAGANAGLAFFTAQLALRGDMARQQNSEDQAARTVLNLPAGQLLLGVVGLILLGIAANQLYIAYGAKFMKHMAFHDMGARTEQALSRIGQVGIAARGVLMLLIGSFALVAAWRGQASQAAGISEVLTWLREQTAGNVLLGAVALGTLCYGVWCVVQARYRRIRIEGGAR, from the coding sequence ATGGCGGACCTGAAACATACCGGCGAGGAGCTGGCCTCGCACGTCAAGAGCGGCGTTCACCGCGCGCAGCAGGGGGCCAGAGTCGCCACCCAGCACGCGGCGCCGGGCCTGGAACTGCTGGCCCGTGTCGGCTACGCCAGCAAGGGCGTGGTCTACGGCGCCGTGGGGCTGCTGGCACTGGGGGTCGCCCTGGGGCGCGGCGGCGCCACCACCGATTCGCAGGGCGCCCTGATCCGGCTTCAGGACATTCCGGCCGGATCGGCGCTGCTGTGGCTTCTGTCTGTGGGACTGGTGGGCTACGCTCTATGGCAGCTGATTCGCGCAGTGCTGGACCCGGAACACCAGGGCGCCGGGGCCAAGGGCCTGGTCAAGCGCGCCGGCTATGGCCTGAGCGCCGGGGCCAACGCGGGCCTGGCTTTTTTCACGGCTCAGCTGGCGCTGCGAGGCGACATGGCCCGGCAGCAGAACAGCGAAGATCAGGCGGCCAGGACGGTGCTGAATCTGCCTGCAGGGCAGCTGCTCCTGGGCGTGGTTGGACTGATATTGCTGGGCATAGCGGCCAATCAGCTGTATATCGCCTACGGGGCCAAGTTCATGAAGCACATGGCCTTTCACGATATGGGCGCGCGCACCGAACAGGCCCTGAGCCGGATTGGTCAGGTGGGTATCGCGGCGCGCGGCGTCCTGATGCTCCTGATCGGCAGTTTCGCCCTGGTCGCCGCGTGGCGCGGGCAGGCCAGTCAGGCCGCCGGAATATCCGAGGTGCTGACCTGGCTGCGTGAACAGACTGCCGGCAACGTGCTCCTGGGGGCCGTGGCTCTAGGAACGCTGTGTTACGGCGTCTGGTGTGTGGTGCAGGCCCGCTACCGCCGGATCCGCATTGAGGGCGGTGCCAGGTGA
- a CDS encoding methylglyoxal synthase, giving the protein MTAQAPATRRQVALIAHDRKKLELALFALSYKDVLGHFPLVATGTTGGILEKQTGLQVERVLSGPLGGDQQIGARLAEDRVLAVFFFRDPLTAQPHEPDVSALVRLCDVHDVPLATNPASAQALMLWLQGQLPGTLD; this is encoded by the coding sequence ATGACCGCCCAGGCCCCCGCCACCCGCCGCCAGGTGGCGCTGATTGCCCACGACCGGAAAAAGCTGGAACTGGCCCTCTTCGCTCTGTCGTACAAGGACGTACTGGGCCACTTCCCACTGGTGGCCACCGGCACCACGGGCGGCATCCTGGAAAAGCAGACTGGGCTTCAGGTCGAACGGGTCCTGTCGGGGCCACTGGGCGGCGATCAGCAAATTGGGGCGCGACTGGCCGAGGACCGGGTGCTGGCGGTGTTTTTCTTCCGGGACCCGTTGACCGCTCAGCCCCACGAACCGGACGTGTCGGCCCTGGTGCGGCTGTGCGACGTGCATGACGTGCCACTGGCCACCAACCCCGCCAGCGCGCAGGCCCTGATGCTGTGGCTCCAGGGGCAACTGCCCGGCACCCTGGATTGA
- a CDS encoding PP2C family protein-serine/threonine phosphatase, which yields MRAPATPVLTSGLLTDVGRQRQGGVNQDAALALDLPQGGLYAVADGMGGHAAGELAANLALDALSQAYLDARGTPPARLAGAVQAANVTVLRHAVGEYVGMGTTLLAALIDRGAALLAHVGDSRAYLLRGGQLHRLTEDHSWVAEQVRLGHMTEDEARDHQWRSVVSNALGGEERVRLELYGLEVQAGDRLLLCSDGLSAVVTDQDLLTILARPLPPEATARLLINAANDGGGPDNITALIVDLQRPGRAPSYALPPRRDDGPVYVDTLLSAQRGSSLHSYILLMLAYFTLLGIMLVPERRVPIGLIGTVLLLVLLVGQRLMRRPPAPLRPPSAVLPGLGQPPATDSSAVTETRA from the coding sequence ATGCGCGCCCCCGCGACGCCCGTGCTGACATCTGGTCTGCTGACCGATGTGGGCCGTCAGCGCCAGGGCGGCGTCAACCAGGACGCGGCGCTGGCGCTGGACCTGCCGCAGGGCGGGCTGTATGCGGTTGCCGACGGCATGGGCGGCCACGCAGCCGGCGAACTGGCCGCCAATCTGGCCCTGGACGCCCTCAGCCAGGCCTATCTGGACGCGCGCGGCACCCCACCGGCCCGCCTGGCCGGGGCGGTGCAGGCCGCCAATGTGACGGTGCTGCGCCACGCAGTCGGGGAATACGTGGGCATGGGCACCACGCTGCTGGCTGCCCTGATTGACCGGGGCGCAGCGCTGCTGGCGCATGTGGGGGACTCGCGGGCGTACCTGCTGCGCGGCGGGCAGTTGCACCGCCTGACCGAAGACCACTCGTGGGTGGCCGAGCAGGTGCGGCTGGGCCATATGACCGAAGACGAGGCCCGTGACCACCAGTGGCGCAGTGTGGTCAGCAACGCCCTGGGAGGCGAGGAACGGGTGCGCCTGGAGCTGTATGGACTGGAAGTGCAGGCTGGTGACCGCCTGCTGCTGTGCAGCGACGGCCTGAGCGCTGTGGTGACCGACCAGGACCTGCTGACCATCCTGGCGCGGCCCCTGCCCCCCGAAGCCACCGCCCGGCTGCTCATCAACGCCGCCAACGACGGGGGCGGGCCGGACAACATCACGGCGCTGATTGTGGATCTTCAGCGGCCGGGACGCGCGCCGTCTTACGCGCTGCCGCCGCGCCGTGACGACGGCCCGGTGTATGTGGACACGCTGCTCAGTGCCCAGCGCGGCAGCAGCCTGCATAGCTACATTCTGCTGATGCTGGCCTATTTCACGCTGCTGGGCATCATGCTGGTCCCCGAGCGCCGCGTGCCGATTGGCCTGATCGGCACGGTGCTGCTGCTGGTGCTGCTGGTGGGCCAGCGCCTGATGCGCCGGCCGCCGGCGCCGCTGCGGCCGCCCAGCGCTGTGCTGCCCGGCCTGGGCCAGCCTCCGGCGACCGACAGCAGCGCGGTTACAGAGACCCGCGCCTGA
- a CDS encoding RidA family protein, giving the protein MKEIIETVQAPAAIGPYSQAVTFGNLVVTSGQIPLTPAGDLVAGGITEQTEQVIANLKAVLAAAGTDLDRVVKTTVFLADMNEFAAMNAVYETHFRAPYPARSTVQVARLPRDVRVEIEVLAERH; this is encoded by the coding sequence ATGAAAGAAATTATCGAAACGGTCCAAGCCCCCGCCGCCATTGGCCCCTACAGTCAGGCAGTTACCTTTGGCAACCTGGTCGTCACCAGCGGCCAGATTCCCTTGACGCCCGCAGGCGACTTGGTGGCAGGCGGCATTACCGAGCAGACCGAACAGGTGATTGCCAACCTGAAGGCTGTTCTGGCAGCCGCAGGCACCGACCTGGACCGCGTGGTCAAGACCACTGTGTTTCTGGCGGACATGAACGAGTTCGCCGCCATGAACGCCGTGTATGAGACCCATTTCCGCGCACCCTACCCGGCCCGCAGCACGGTGCAGGTGGCCCGGCTGCCGCGCGACGTGCGCGTGGAAATCGAAGTGCTGGCCGAGCGCCACTAG
- a CDS encoding PSP1 domain-containing protein produces the protein MVVLPIRFERSPRLHAMLSETAYPAGTRVVVQGKRGPEVATVRGEGRDPQPQERYGAVLRAATPEDLTHWEDLHRAGEDLKWLLRARARQRGLPVKVVAVEFTLDESLVTVSYSADERIELTGLIGEVRAHTRARVNFAAVGPREQAQMIGTLGACGRENCSSTHLQDFAPVSIRMARDQQLPLNPEKLSGPCGRLLCCLQFEHTQYLDLLKDLPRKNARVCHEGSGACGKVTKLHPLAGTVDVATDQGLLQNVPAASLRRMTEAELKAQPDTGRGPRPAKPPRSTPS, from the coding sequence ATGGTCGTCTTGCCCATCCGCTTTGAGCGCAGCCCCCGCCTTCACGCCATGCTGAGCGAGACGGCGTATCCGGCCGGCACGCGCGTGGTGGTGCAGGGCAAGCGCGGCCCCGAGGTGGCCACCGTGCGCGGCGAGGGCCGCGATCCCCAGCCGCAGGAGCGCTACGGCGCCGTGCTGCGCGCGGCCACCCCCGAGGACCTGACCCACTGGGAAGACCTGCACCGCGCGGGCGAGGACCTGAAATGGCTGCTGCGTGCCCGCGCCCGGCAGCGCGGCTTGCCGGTCAAGGTGGTGGCCGTCGAGTTCACACTGGACGAGAGCCTGGTCACCGTCAGCTACAGCGCCGACGAGCGCATTGAACTCACCGGCCTGATCGGTGAGGTACGGGCCCACACCCGCGCCCGCGTGAATTTTGCGGCGGTGGGCCCGCGCGAGCAGGCGCAGATGATCGGCACCCTGGGGGCGTGTGGCCGCGAGAACTGCTCCTCGACGCATCTGCAAGACTTTGCGCCCGTCAGCATCCGTATGGCGCGCGACCAGCAGCTGCCGCTGAACCCCGAAAAGCTCTCGGGACCCTGCGGGCGCCTGCTGTGCTGCTTGCAGTTTGAGCACACCCAGTACCTCGACCTGCTCAAGGACCTGCCGCGCAAGAACGCCCGCGTGTGCCACGAAGGCTCGGGGGCCTGCGGCAAGGTCACCAAACTGCATCCTCTGGCCGGCACCGTAGATGTGGCCACCGACCAGGGCCTGCTCCAGAACGTGCCGGCCGCCAGCCTGCGCCGCATGACCGAGGCCGAGCTGAAGGCCCAGCCCGACACGGGACGGGGCCCCCGTCCGGCCAAGCCGCCCCGCTCCACGCCCTCATAA
- a CDS encoding M3 family oligoendopeptidase — protein sequence MTASAPDRRATETKLTVSPAASAWTTYAPRFEALLERPLDAREVPAWLADWNALGSELADVSAKLSVRADLNTASKDIQARKQAFISEVSPQWERAQNAMTQKLLAVPGYVPAPDVAQLYRRLKEEAALFREANVTLGVTHEEQKNRHSVLTGNQTVTLGSEELTIPQAKQLLDNPDRERREAAWRALAASNAALAPDLDAVMLDLLTTRRALAHNADQANYRDLRWKELDRVDYAPADCRAFHEAVRDEVVPLVGAMTAQIAGRLGLDTLRPWDYNRNNLLDDQARAPLTPFKTGAQLEALAQTAFEELDADLADRFAQMRVSGLLDLESRPGKMTHAYCSYFPTTNEPFVLMNVVGTAEDVRVLFHEVGHAFHGFYSGDAQPLGMNRWSPIEFVEIPSMAMEFLTLDHLGHVFTPDELARYREKQLQGVIAFLPWAAQMDAFQHWLYAEAGEHVTVADLDAKWLELDRTFHPFVNWDGLDETIRAKGWQYYHIFQVPFYYIEYAMCYLAAVGVWRGAQTDPQGALNAYKASLRLGSTVSIPELYRAASVDFRFDREYIRGLMSFVQEQMQA from the coding sequence ATGACGGCTTCTGCCCCTGACCGCCGCGCCACTGAAACCAAATTGACCGTGTCTCCGGCAGCGAGCGCCTGGACCACCTACGCCCCGCGCTTTGAGGCGCTGCTGGAGCGGCCCCTGGACGCCCGCGAGGTGCCCGCGTGGCTGGCCGACTGGAACGCGCTGGGCAGCGAACTGGCCGACGTGAGCGCCAAACTGTCGGTTCGCGCCGACCTGAACACGGCCAGCAAGGACATTCAGGCGCGCAAACAGGCTTTTATCAGTGAGGTCAGTCCGCAGTGGGAACGCGCCCAGAACGCCATGACCCAGAAACTGCTGGCCGTGCCCGGATACGTGCCGGCCCCCGACGTGGCCCAGCTTTACCGCCGCCTGAAAGAAGAGGCGGCCCTGTTCCGCGAAGCCAACGTGACCCTGGGCGTGACGCATGAGGAGCAGAAGAACCGGCATTCCGTGCTAACTGGCAACCAGACGGTGACGCTGGGCAGCGAGGAGTTGACCATTCCGCAGGCCAAGCAGCTGCTGGACAACCCCGACCGCGAGCGCCGCGAAGCCGCGTGGCGGGCGCTGGCGGCCAGCAACGCCGCCCTGGCCCCCGACCTGGACGCGGTGATGCTGGACCTGCTGACCACCCGCCGGGCACTGGCCCACAACGCCGACCAGGCCAACTACCGCGACCTGCGCTGGAAAGAGCTGGACCGGGTGGACTATGCGCCCGCCGACTGCCGCGCCTTTCACGAGGCGGTGCGCGACGAGGTGGTGCCGCTGGTCGGCGCCATGACCGCCCAGATTGCTGGCCGCCTGGGCCTGGACACCCTGCGCCCCTGGGACTACAACCGCAACAACCTGCTGGACGACCAGGCCCGCGCGCCCCTGACGCCGTTTAAAACCGGCGCGCAGCTTGAGGCCCTGGCCCAGACGGCCTTTGAAGAGCTGGACGCCGACCTGGCGGACCGCTTTGCCCAGATGCGCGTCAGTGGCCTGCTGGACCTCGAATCACGCCCAGGCAAGATGACTCACGCTTACTGCTCGTACTTTCCCACCACCAATGAACCCTTTGTCTTGATGAACGTGGTGGGCACCGCCGAGGACGTGCGCGTGCTGTTTCACGAGGTGGGGCACGCCTTCCACGGCTTTTACAGCGGCGACGCCCAGCCGCTGGGCATGAACCGCTGGAGTCCCATCGAGTTTGTGGAGATCCCCAGCATGGCGATGGAGTTCCTGACGCTGGATCACCTGGGTCATGTGTTTACCCCGGATGAGCTGGCCCGCTACCGCGAGAAGCAGCTTCAGGGCGTTATCGCCTTCCTGCCGTGGGCCGCGCAGATGGACGCGTTCCAGCACTGGCTCTATGCCGAGGCCGGCGAGCACGTCACGGTTGCCGATCTGGACGCCAAGTGGCTGGAACTCGACCGCACCTTCCACCCGTTCGTCAACTGGGACGGCCTGGACGAGACGATCCGGGCCAAAGGCTGGCAGTATTACCACATCTTCCAGGTGCCCTTTTATTACATCGAATACGCCATGTGCTACCTGGCCGCAGTGGGCGTGTGGCGCGGCGCCCAGACTGACCCCCAGGGCGCGCTGAATGCCTACAAGGCCAGCCTGCGCCTGGGCAGCACCGTCAGTATCCCCGAGCTGTACCGCGCAGCGAGCGTTGACTTCCGCTTTGACCGGGAATACATCAGGGGCCTGATGAGCTTCGTGCAGGAGCAGATGCAGGCGTAA
- a CDS encoding DUF4384 domain-containing protein, with translation MKANLTALLALGTAATLSVAGAQAKISAQSIIVNPTQPDLQVSVRVSKDTSGTQNPAYRVGEAITVSATVNRDAYVYLFNVNPDGSVDQILPNRLSGENFVKANTTKSFPAAGDNFTYSVEGPIGQNKVLALASLTPLNLDQVSSFKTAQDQFATVSTQGGQAGLAQALSIVVNPLPQNSWVSDTAFYTVAAQNPVSTGSLFVGTNVNNATVTLNGQRLGGANVTYNNLRAGTYPVRVQAPGFSDYTTTVAIRAGGTTNLNVEFAQPLAAVPAPVNTGSPVLDFIGNLLGAIAGTTLQDPARSAYDQKVRELQTDGYALQQTRTTGSGYSGTLVRGSSTVTLNVDRGANRTVRVNVNETTTYRY, from the coding sequence ATGAAAGCGAACCTGACTGCCCTGCTGGCCCTCGGCACCGCCGCCACCCTGAGTGTGGCGGGCGCCCAGGCCAAAATCAGCGCCCAGAGCATCATCGTGAACCCCACTCAGCCAGACCTTCAGGTCAGCGTGCGGGTGAGCAAGGACACCAGCGGCACCCAGAACCCTGCCTACCGCGTGGGCGAGGCCATTACCGTGAGCGCCACCGTGAACCGGGACGCTTACGTGTACCTGTTTAACGTGAACCCCGACGGCAGCGTGGACCAGATTCTGCCCAACCGCCTGAGCGGCGAGAACTTCGTCAAGGCCAACACCACCAAGAGCTTCCCGGCGGCCGGCGACAACTTCACATACAGCGTGGAAGGCCCCATCGGGCAGAACAAGGTGCTGGCGCTAGCCAGCCTCACGCCCCTGAACCTCGACCAGGTCAGCTCGTTTAAGACCGCGCAGGATCAGTTTGCGACCGTCTCCACTCAGGGCGGTCAGGCCGGACTGGCGCAGGCCCTGAGCATTGTGGTGAACCCCCTGCCCCAGAACAGCTGGGTCAGCGACACCGCCTTCTACACCGTGGCCGCACAGAACCCGGTCAGCACCGGCAGCCTGTTTGTGGGCACCAACGTGAACAATGCCACCGTGACCCTCAATGGGCAGCGGCTGGGCGGCGCCAACGTTACCTACAACAACCTGCGTGCGGGCACCTATCCTGTGCGCGTTCAGGCCCCCGGTTTCTCGGATTACACCACCACGGTGGCCATCCGGGCCGGCGGCACGACCAATCTGAACGTGGAGTTTGCCCAGCCCCTGGCGGCGGTGCCGGCCCCCGTGAACACCGGTAGCCCCGTGCTGGACTTTATCGGCAACCTGCTGGGCGCCATTGCAGGCACCACCCTGCAAGACCCCGCCCGCAGCGCCTACGACCAGAAGGTGCGTGAACTCCAGACCGACGGCTACGCCCTGCAACAGACCCGCACGACGGGCAGCGGCTACAGCGGTACCCTGGTGCGCGGCAGCAGCACCGTGACCCTGAATGTAGACCGGGGCGCCAACCGCACCGTGCGCGTCAACGTCAACGAAACCACCACCTACCGCTACTAA
- a CDS encoding DUF99 family protein, with product MLSCAIGFDDAPFERAHRGNVAVVGTVYARRTLHAVLRGQVRRDGQNSTAELARLAGQTTQAVQLILLQGIALAGFNVVNIHALHAQTGLPVLVVARRAPDLDRMRAALLTQVPGGARKWRLVQAAGPMEPCGGVFVQRAGLSVQQAQAALATLTVTGHIPEPLRAAHLVARAIAQGHSRGGRA from the coding sequence GTGCTGTCCTGTGCCATCGGCTTTGACGACGCGCCCTTTGAGCGGGCGCACCGGGGCAATGTGGCGGTGGTGGGTACCGTATATGCCCGCCGCACCCTGCACGCGGTGCTGCGCGGCCAGGTGCGGCGCGACGGCCAGAACAGCACCGCCGAACTGGCCCGCCTGGCAGGGCAGACCACGCAGGCTGTGCAACTCATTCTGTTGCAGGGCATTGCGCTGGCCGGCTTTAACGTCGTGAACATCCACGCGCTGCACGCCCAGACGGGCCTGCCCGTGCTGGTGGTGGCGCGCCGCGCGCCCGACCTGGACCGGATGCGCGCCGCCCTGCTGACCCAGGTGCCGGGTGGCGCCCGCAAATGGCGGTTGGTGCAGGCCGCCGGGCCGATGGAGCCGTGCGGCGGCGTGTTCGTCCAGCGCGCCGGTCTGAGTGTGCAGCAGGCGCAGGCAGCGCTGGCAACCCTGACCGTCACCGGGCACATTCCAGAACCCCTGCGCGCCGCCCATCTGGTCGCCCGTGCCATAGCGCAGGGGCACAGCCGGGGCGGCCGGGCCTAG
- a CDS encoding GNAT family N-acetyltransferase — protein MTSVPDQAEMAQTDPAAGPLPVSPFDPHTAAPEKRLAVGRLLAEGFAFANPDDPPLVPEKEALGLTHQLPTERKSHLVVWQGARAVAWGTLEYDTEQNTHMAHARLLVAPDWRQRGLGRAVGAALRDQAARLGRTVVTFGTTSRVPAGEAYAQTLGAQAALPMRQSRLPLAGLDQDLLREWQVRPESDPYRLHVWLTVPDDYLERAAQMMMVMNTAPKGDLEQDDWTITPEMIRAWDAMIEESGEIRTLMAVEDTRTGELVAYSEVFWMPERQGPVFQGATAVRPDARGQGLGKWVKAAMLDHICAHCEGARWVQTNNAKENAAMLGINVKLGFAPWSTFTEWQLKLN, from the coding sequence ATGACCTCTGTTCCTGACCAGGCTGAGATGGCCCAGACCGACCCTGCCGCCGGCCCGCTGCCGGTCAGTCCCTTTGACCCGCACACCGCTGCCCCAGAAAAGCGCCTGGCGGTGGGCCGCCTGCTGGCCGAGGGCTTTGCCTTCGCCAACCCCGACGACCCGCCGCTGGTGCCCGAAAAAGAGGCGCTGGGCCTGACCCATCAGCTGCCCACCGAACGCAAATCCCACCTGGTGGTGTGGCAGGGCGCGCGCGCCGTCGCCTGGGGCACCCTGGAATACGACACCGAGCAGAACACCCACATGGCGCACGCCCGGCTGCTGGTCGCCCCAGACTGGCGGCAGCGTGGGCTGGGCCGCGCGGTGGGCGCCGCGCTGCGCGACCAGGCCGCGCGCCTGGGCCGCACCGTAGTGACGTTTGGCACCACCAGCCGCGTGCCCGCCGGCGAGGCCTATGCCCAGACCTTGGGAGCCCAGGCCGCGCTGCCCATGCGCCAGAGCCGCCTGCCCCTGGCCGGCCTGGACCAGGACCTGCTGCGCGAGTGGCAGGTGCGGCCCGAAAGCGACCCTTACCGCCTGCACGTCTGGCTGACGGTCCCCGACGACTATCTTGAGCGCGCCGCGCAGATGATGATGGTCATGAATACGGCGCCCAAGGGTGACCTGGAACAGGACGACTGGACCATCACCCCCGAGATGATTCGCGCCTGGGACGCCATGATTGAGGAATCTGGCGAGATCCGCACCCTGATGGCCGTCGAGGACACCCGAACCGGGGAGCTCGTCGCCTACAGCGAGGTGTTCTGGATGCCCGAGCGCCAGGGCCCGGTCTTTCAGGGCGCGACTGCCGTGCGGCCCGACGCGCGTGGGCAGGGGCTGGGCAAGTGGGTCAAGGCGGCCATGCTGGACCACATCTGCGCCCACTGCGAGGGCGCGCGCTGGGTCCAGACCAACAACGCTAAGGAGAACGCCGCCATGCTGGGGATCAATGTCAAACTGGGCTTTGCGCCCTGGTCAACATTTACCGAGTGGCAATTGAAACTGAACTGA
- a CDS encoding Ppx/GppA phosphatase family protein, translating into MRVAVADVGTNSSHLLIAEAVTAGDVGGYRVLDALKDRTRLGECLDAQGHLTPEGEDRLASALTRFRALAAAAGVPEVHVSATSALREAPNGAAVASRMLARTGVYPAIISGEREGELTYLGAAHAVELADDNVLLDLGGGSLEFVRGDQARARDVLSLPLGAIRMTRAFVPAESPGRKEVTALQEAVRAALRPHAARFAARPGTRFVLSSGTAEAAALALLTRRGEEAASVNGAHCTVTELEGLLGDLRGLRAAARARVPGFERRADTAVAGLATLHAALTLLGATDFTVSEGALREGMLTEELTRLRAYQSSISARQRSVLGAAERFGANLSHARQVAALARELLGQLGAAGVDVGPAAEARSLLTAAGALHEVGQIVAQSAHHKHSAYLIRHAELRGFTPREIEWIALLARYHRKSAPKASHPEFAALSGAEQTRLTQLVAVLRVADGLDRAHSGGIQIERLERRGGGWHLTLRGATPLDLEGARDKADVWARAFGPLTLHALA; encoded by the coding sequence ATGAGGGTCGCGGTGGCCGATGTGGGGACCAATTCCAGCCACCTGCTGATTGCCGAGGCGGTCACAGCCGGCGATGTGGGCGGCTACCGGGTGCTGGACGCCCTGAAAGACCGTACGCGGCTGGGCGAATGCCTGGACGCCCAGGGCCATCTGACCCCCGAGGGCGAGGACCGCCTGGCCTCGGCGCTGACCCGCTTCCGGGCGCTGGCGGCGGCGGCGGGCGTTCCCGAGGTGCATGTGTCCGCCACCAGTGCGCTGCGCGAGGCACCCAACGGCGCGGCGGTCGCTTCGCGCATGCTGGCGCGCACCGGGGTCTACCCGGCCATCATCAGCGGCGAGCGGGAAGGCGAACTGACCTATCTGGGCGCGGCCCACGCGGTCGAGCTGGCCGACGACAACGTCCTGCTGGACCTGGGGGGCGGCAGCCTGGAATTTGTGCGCGGCGACCAGGCCAGGGCGCGCGACGTGCTGAGCCTGCCGCTGGGCGCCATCCGCATGACGCGGGCCTTCGTGCCCGCCGAGTCGCCAGGGCGCAAGGAGGTCACGGCGCTGCAGGAGGCGGTGCGCGCCGCCCTGCGGCCCCACGCGGCGCGCTTTGCCGCGCGGCCCGGCACCCGCTTTGTGCTGTCCAGTGGCACAGCCGAAGCGGCGGCCCTGGCCCTTCTGACCCGCCGGGGCGAGGAGGCGGCCAGCGTCAACGGCGCCCACTGCACGGTCACTGAACTGGAAGGGCTGCTGGGCGACCTGCGTGGGCTGCGCGCGGCGGCGCGGGCGCGCGTGCCTGGCTTTGAGCGGCGCGCCGATACGGCAGTGGCGGGCCTGGCCACCCTGCACGCGGCCCTGACCCTGCTGGGGGCCACCGACTTTACCGTCAGCGAGGGCGCCCTGCGCGAAGGCATGCTGACCGAGGAACTGACCCGGCTGCGCGCCTACCAGTCCTCGATCAGCGCCCGGCAGCGCAGCGTGCTGGGCGCCGCCGAACGCTTTGGCGCCAACCTGTCGCACGCGCGGCAGGTGGCGGCCCTGGCGCGTGAACTGCTGGGGCAGCTGGGGGCCGCGGGCGTGGACGTTGGACCGGCGGCCGAGGCCCGCAGCCTCCTGACCGCCGCTGGGGCGCTGCATGAGGTGGGGCAGATTGTGGCCCAGAGTGCCCACCATAAACACAGCGCCTACCTGATTCGCCACGCTGAACTGCGCGGTTTTACCCCGCGTGAAATCGAGTGGATTGCCCTGCTGGCGCGCTACCACCGTAAAAGTGCCCCCAAAGCCTCACACCCCGAATTTGCGGCCCTGAGCGGGGCCGAGCAGACCCGCCTGACGCAGCTGGTGGCCGTCCTGCGCGTGGCTGACGGCCTGGACCGCGCCCACTCCGGTGGCATCCAGATTGAAAGGTTAGAGCGCCGGGGCGGCGGCTGGCACCTGACGCTGCGCGGCGCCACGCCGCTGGACCTGGAGGGCGCGCGCGACAAGGCCGATGTCTGGGCGCGGGCTTTCGGGCCCCTGACGCTGCACGCCCTGGCTTAA